The genomic window ataaaatgacttaatatcataattttaaaagttaagaGCGATTTTAAGTGTCAAGataaaatagttaacttattcttaattttaaatttagtttgtCTTCTTTGCTCATATTTAGGACATATTTTaccatttcaaatttatgaacCATTTTTTATGGTAAATATTTTAAGCTTAAATCTATAATACTTTAAGTATGAATGCatgacaaataaatttattatttaaaatttttaataataaatattaattataacttATAGAATAAATATGACAATTTagtaacttaaaatttattttaagttagttttatcaaatgattttaatatttaaaatgaaaatgaagcaataagttttaaattaataatttaaattattaaataataaatattaaattttattaaacaacaaCGAGCGTGCTTgtgaaatgaaataaagaaataagacGAGATGGGATGGGAAAGTGGCTAAGGGTAGGGTTTTGGGGGTGGGTATTgtggaagaaaataaatttctttttaatataaactttttcctataaaatattttattaaaatggaaaattttaggGAACTTTGGCCTAAGGTTATAATTCCATTCATGAATTAAAAATTaggcatttatttatttacatcaTGATTTTATCCAAACCAGGTGATCTTGCACGGAGATGGAGATatttgtaaggaaaaaaaaaaaaatcagtgtTCCAAAGGATAGACATGTGACATACCCATTCAGAAAAAGGTTGGATTGAAGTAGTAAGTGATAAGGAAGGTTCACTTGAAGATGCCAATTGTGGAGCCTCACTCAGCTGTCAGCAATGAATTCATTTAATGGGTGGTTGTAAGCCTTTTTCCCAAATCAAAATTGATTATTAGATAAATGCTCTCAACTACCATGATTTCAACTCATTGTGaacataaattttatcatttatttcattCCAAGTTTGATGAGGAAAAACTCTCAGAGACTTGGGTATTGACCAATTTTGAATTAGGacactatttaaaatttaaaaaaaaaaaaaaaaatccatgaagAAGATGCTATTTGAGTCAtgtgggatttttttttgtcttttttgggtttaggtcaaaaataaaaataatttcacatGGGTGAtcttgatattataaaattttaattaaaaatgaaatattttttataaattaagaaaaaaatgttgtcCTAAAATAGGGAAATTTTCTAACAcatctaaaaaaatgttattaagtttgaaaaaaatggtgtttttaGCTTCTTTGAGAGAGATTACCCCATCATCTTTGATTGTTCTtgcatgagaaaaaaaaagtaaaaaatttagaaaattaaaagaaaaataaagaaaatgataataaatgaaatataacaCACCACTAAAGTAATTAAAGTGATAATACAAATGAAACTTTCCTTAATTACGTAAGAATTTGAGGTGAAGTCTTCTTAAGAttgaaatttagattttaattACAAACTTTCAAACTCTATAACCCTAATGAGTTGTTCTTCATCCCTAAGAGGAAGTGTCAAGGCATTTGGGTAAGAGCAAGTTGacatttttcttctcctttaaGTAGCTTACCTCAAGTCCATTACTTTATAAGTTTACTAAAGTGtcacaattttataaaaaaatttctcatttaTGGAAGCCTCTACAAACTTTTCATTTATGATAGATGTCGGGTTTTTTATATCTATAAATATTAGGTGCCAAAAatagtgataataatttttcaaacacCCTTCACCATCGGTTGAACAAATAAAAGCTCACATCATTAAGGTGTAAATCGATTCTCATACCATTTATAATAACTCATTCTTAATTGCGTagatattatcatttttaaaccGAGAGAAAgttcttataattttaaaatatatttatatgattaagaataataataataaaaattaaaatataattatatttttaaaaagtaatttaaatataaattcaaaattgaaataaaaagtcttttatgaggttttttttttttttttagaaaaaaaaaaagagaattcttattttaaaagtgcctttatttttataagaaataaagctataaatttgtttttttttttaaaatatatatatatatatccccaAAATGAGTGGGTTTTTACTTTTTAGCGCGCCTACGATGGCAGAGGACTAAAGGTTATAGGAAAGTCAAAGAGGCATGTGTGAACGGAACTAATGGGAGTGCGGGAACAGAGGATGCTGTCAACCTGCAAATACTGCCACGCCTACCTTCTCAAGCCCACCATTCACACGTCCCTCTTTGAATCCATCCTTCACCGTTATTATTAgaagagaatttaaaaaaacaaaaaattgataaaaatggtGGTGGTGGATGCAGCACCTTCCTTATCACCGCCCTATTAGTAGCTCAACAGTGCAGCTGAAATGCCTTATGCCTCTGTTTGCCTGTTTTCAAATTACCATTGGGGCTGGCGATAACTCTCAGTATACTCCCAATTTATAACCAATCAATCAAAACTGGAAaggttgtctttttttttttttttttgactctTTTTCCGACTAGTTGAGTTCTCATTCCTTGCCACCGCCATACTGCCATAGGCATCTTCAGTCTTCCCTGCATTGCATATTACTGTTAGTATCACTGGTTGAGTTGAGTTTTCTCGGACTAATTCTACCTTTCGGGTTCCTGGGTagcttcactttttctttcaaactttattCCCAAGATGGGTTACTTCCTGGGTCTCTAAACCCTGCGTTTTGATGCTGATTTCGACCAGGTATCTTCCGTTCTACTCCCCTCCCAACATGGGAGTTGTTACTGTTGTTCTGTCGTTTTTGTTGTTGTGGAATTGTATGTGTTTGTTTCCTGTGTGTGGTTTGAGCTCTGATGGGAAATCTCTAATGGCTCTCAAGAGCAAATGGGCAGTGCCCACTTTCATGGAAGAGAGCTGGAACGCCTCTCATTCCACCCCATGTTCATGGGTTGGAGTTTCATGTGATGAAACCCACATTGTGGTTTCTCTTAACGTCTCCGGTTTGGGAATATCCGGCCATTTGGGTCCGGAGATTGCAGATTTGAGGCACTTGACCAGTGTCGATTTCAGCTACAACAGTTTCTCAGGTCCAATTCCGCCGGAGTTTGGAAATTGCAGTCTTCTGATGGATTTAGACCTGTCTGTGAATGGTTTTGTTGGTGAAATACCCCAAAACTTGAACAGTTTGGGGAAGTTAGAATATCTGAGCTTTTGTAATAATTCATTGACTGGTGCAGTCCCTGAATCCTTGTTTCGGATTCCGAATTTGGAAATGCTTTACCTGAATTCCAACAAACTCAGTGGTTCAATCCCTTTGAATGTTGGAAATGCTACTCAGATTATAGCCCTATGGTTGTATGATAATGCATTATCAGGCGACATTCCTTCTTCCATTGGAAATTGTAGTGAATTGGAGGAGCTTTACTTGAATCACAACCAATTTTTAGGGGTTTTGCCTGAAAGTATAAACAATCTTGAGAACCTAGTTTATTTAGATGTGAGCAATAACAATTTAGAGGGTAAAATTCCTTTGGGTTCAGGCTATTGCAAGAAATTGGATACTTTGGTTCTGTCAATGAATGGTTTTGGTGGCGAAATTCCACCAGGTTTGGGCAACTGCACTAGCTTATCGCAGTTTGCTGCTTTGAACAATAGGTTATCAGGTAGTATTCCATCTTCCTTTGGACTGCTACATAAGCTCTTGCTTTTGTACCTCTCTGAAAATCATTTGTCGGGAAAGATACCACCTGAGATTGGGCAATGCAAGTCCTTGAGAAGCTTGCATTTATACATgaaccaacttgagggggaaaTCCCAAGTGAATTAGGGATGTTGAATGAGTTACAAGACCTCCGTTTATTTAATAACCGGTTAACTGGTGAGATTCCTATTAGTATTTGGAAGATTCCAAGCCTCGAGAATGTTCTTGTGTACAATAACACTCTTTCTGGAGAACTGCCTGTAGAGATAACTGAGCTCAAGCACCTGAAGAACATTTCCTTGTTCAACAATCGGTTCTCTGGAGTCATACCTCAACGTTTGGGGATTAACAGTAGTTTGGTGCAGTTGGATGTTACAAATAATAAGTTCACTGGTGAAATCCCAAAAAGTATTTGCTTTGGAAAACAACTGAGCGTGCTGAATATGGGTCTGAATCTACTTCAAGGTAGTATTCCTTCTGCTGTAGGAAGCTGTTCAACTTTGAGAAGATTGATTCTTAGGAAGAATAATCTGACTGGGGTTCTTCCCAATTTTGCAAAAAATCCTAACCTTTTGTTGTTGGACCTCAGCGAGAATGGCATCAATGGAACAATTCCATTAAGCTTGGGGAACTGTACCAATGTCACCTCCATCAACTTGTCAATGAACAGGCTTTCAGGACTAATACCCCAAGAGCTAGGAAACCTTAATGTTCTTCAGGCTTTGAATCTTTCTCATAATGATTTAGGAGGTCCATTGCCATCTCAACTGTCAAATTGTaagaatttgtttaaatttgatGTGGGGTTTAATTCATTGAATGGTTCATTCCCATCAAGTTTAAGGAGCTTAGAAAATTTGTCAGTTTTGATTTTGAGGGAGAATCGTTTTACTGGGGGTATTCCATCTTTCTTGTCTGAACTACAATATCTTTCAGAGATACAGCTTGGTGGAAATTTTCTGGGAGGAAATATCCCTTCATCGATTGGAATGTTGCAGAATCTAATCTATTCATTGAATATCAGTCATAACAGATTGACAGGTTCACTTCCCTTAGAGCTTGGGAAGTTGATCATGCTAGAGCGATTAGATATATCTCACAACAATCTTTCAGGGACTCTATCAGCTCTTGATGGACTCCATTCGTTGGTCGTGGTTGATGTTTCATACAATCTTTTCAATGGTCCTCTCCCAGAAACTCtacttttgtttttgaattcaTCTCCTTCATCACTTCAGGGCAATCCTGACCTTTGTGTCAAATGTCCTCAAACTGGTGGCTTAACTTGCATCCAGAATAGGAATTTCAGACCATGTGAGCATTACTCAAGCAACCGGAGAGCCcttggaaaaattgaaattgcaTGGATAGCTTTCGCATCATTGCTCTCATTTCTTGTGCTTGTTGGACTTGTTTGCATGTTTCTCTGGTACAAAAGAACAAAACAGGAAGACAAGATCACTGCTCAAGAGGGTTCATCTTCTCTACTCAACAAAGTAATAGAAGCTACTGAGAATCTCAAAGAATGCTATATCGTTGGAAAAGGAGCCCATGGAACTGTTTATAAGGCTTCGCTGGGTCCAAATAATCAGTATGCCTTAAAGAAACTTGTGTTTGCAGGGCTTAAAGGAGGAAGTATGGCTATGGTTACAGAAATTCAAACAGTTGGAAAGATCAGACACCGGAATTTGGTCAAGTTGGAAGATTTCTGGATAAGAAAGGAATATGGTTTTATCTTGTACAGGTACATGGAAAATGGAAGCCTTCATGATGTTTTACATGAGAGGAATCCCCCACCAATTTTGAAGTGGGATGTTCGCTACAAGATAGCCATTGGAACAGCCCATGGATTAACATATCTGCACTATGACTGTGATCCTGCAATTGTGCATCGAGATGTCAAACCAGATAACATACTTCTAGACTCAGATATGGAGCCTCATATCTCTGATTTTGGTATTGCTAAGCTGCTGGATCAGTCCTCTTCTTTGTCACCATCCATCTCAGTTGTGGGTACAATTGGATATATTGCACCAGGTATTATCTGTacatttattattgtttagccaactatttctccatttatttacatgtttttaattttaagattaaatttGACTTTGTCATGTGACAGAGAATGCATTTACAACAACAAAGAGCAAAGAGTCTGATGTGTATAGCTTTGGGGTTGTCCTGCTTGAACTGATTACCAGAAAAAGGGCACTGGATCCTTCATTTATGGAGGAAACTGACATTGTGGGGTGGGTTCAGTCTATTTGGAGGAACTTGGAAGAAGTTGATAAGATTGTTGACCCAAGCCTTCTGGAGGAATTTATAGATCCAAATATCATGGATCAAGTGGTTTGTGTGCTTTTAGTAGCTTTAAGATGTACGCAAAAGGAGGCAAGCAAAAGGCCTACAATGAGAGATGTTGTTAATCAGTTAACAGATGCAAACGCTCCTGCCAGAGGCAAAAACAGCTAGTTTTTATAGACTTGGTTGTGCTCACTGGTAAaccccttcttttcttttttgtttttttcacttTACTTGTTTTGAGTGAAGTCTCTCTCGATTACATTGTGTTCATGATTGTCTGGTTTTTTTCATGCCCATATGAAGAAGATAATGACCCTGAAACTCTTTTGTACTCTTCATCTGTTCTCAAACACCCTCACTATTGAATTAGTTGCACCTCCGAGAAAATTGAGACAAAACAAATTGTTAATTGTCACTTGCTATTAGATACTGTTGCTTGCACCATTTTCATTGACATGTTTGATTTGCAAATCTCTCAATTCTCAAATTAGTTTAAGTGAATCCAAATTATCTAGCTTGCTGATCTAATGAAACCGACAGGACCATGGACCCTGATgacattttttcttatatagtTGATCTTTTAGTTTCTATAGCCACTAAATGAGAGGCCAAATGGATAGATAGGGTTTGCTTCTGGATTTTCTGTTGCTGGgccaatatattttttctttttccatatcAGGAAACCTCTGTGAACTGAGGTGGTCTGATGGCAGGTCCTATTGCCTATAGTAGGAGCCTCCAGATCATAGAAAATGCTATTTTCCAATCATATGTTGACATGCTGTGTTTTATGTAGTATGAATCCAAGAGGAAGGCATGTACTAACACATCCTAGAAGATGAAGCAAGTGTGGTAATGAGGAGGGTCTTTTCAGTTTTTGTTGAAAGACTTCTGAAGATACACAAGGAAAAAGTGGAAAGCCTTGGACAAAGGGAAATTCCCCTTCTAAGCATGACgatgagaatgaaaaatgaaaacattatgCACTGTCTAACTGAATCCTCCTATTTGCTTCTTTGTATCTTGTTGAAAACCaacttaaaaaatttaggaaCATAACATTACTCTATATTTAGGGGGGGAAATGTGCGTAGTTTTGCAAGAGGAAAAAGATTATATTGAGGGTAAAATTGTGAATGAGAAACAAGCATAGAAGACCACAAGCCAAAACTTGTTCACCATGTTTCCTTGTAGATTGGGGAAACTATGGACCGTTCCGCTTCCCCTTTTTAGAAGAGTTCTTGCAAGAAATTTATTAGAGAGAATCCTTGATTTCATCGTAATATCTGAATTCACCTTGATAACAGCCCTTCATATCCAACCTTAACTCAATTTcttatctttccttttttttcctcaaatgaCCTCTTCTTCATTCATTATTAGTGTTTGTTCTTCCATCTTTTCCAAATTCCAACATCACCAATCTTGAGCCCATTGAACTACACCAAAAATATCTAATGTGACAATCTCAATTATTTCCTGTTCCCAAATTTTATGATATCGATGCCTATGTCATCCCTTTATTCTCAATATCTCAGCTGTAAAGATGATTAAAACAACACAGATATGAAAACCCAACATTTGCAGCCTGAAAAAAACAAGACCCTAGTGCTATCGTGATCGATGCTACCACCATCTCTCTCTGAAATCACCCTTCAACATGTTGCTGGCCTCCCAATGCTGTAATCCATCATTCATGTGTACAGATCAACTCTCTGGTGCAATCTTAAGATCAAAAGGTGGCCAAACCATGATTGATTATATTCATCGTGCAAAGATGCTTTTACAGATATCTGAACCTGATTTTTACTAGCTAATTCTTTGCAGTCTGCACCCAAGTATGACTCAACTTAGGCATCCTTTACAAACAGTGCTCATGGTTCCATAAAAAGCTTTCTACTTCCTGTCCTTCAAATTCTGCATAAAACAAGAAGGTTCCTAGATCaacatttcatcatttttcaccAATGTTGCAAATTGATCTTAGGAGCATTTCTCTTCCTTGTAGTAGACTTCAACAATGGTGGTTTACAAAACCCGAGTCCATATAACTTAAGAATCCTTTCTGTGTCTCACAATTCACAAAAGATGTTGATATTCCCTTTGAATTTTAGGGGAACTTCTTCATTGCGAGAATCACTAGTCTATGATAGTTCTACCAAGTAAATGTGTCATTTGTTTCTTGGAGACTCCCAGTAGTTGTTCCTTCACTTACTGTAAAATGGGCGAGTCATTGTTTCCTATCTCTTTGAATATCGTCGTTCATGGTGtgatttttttcaaacattcaGGTCCTTATCCTCTTCATTCTATTACTTGTAGTCATTATGATATAAACTTTATTGATGGTGTTATTCATTTTCATATGAACATTGAAAATCTTTTTactcaaaaaaatcaaaacatacGAACCGACCCTAGTAAAGAACACACGATATTCAAAGATTGTAAGTGTTTGGATGTATGGGTCTTTGGAGATCATAGGTGTTACTGACTACTACATGTGCAATGTAGCTTAGTTATTCTAGGAGTGTTGACACTAAATACTAGTGTGATCATTGTATGAGAACCAATGAACCGCACTGATATCTTTTCCAGCTGCCGTTGGTATGCCATCCATCACCTTCTCTTGGCCCTTTGGGTAATAAATTCCCGTCCGGCCATCACGAACCCACCAGTTACTGCCATTCTCTCCAATCCGGTTCATATTCTCCTTTGCTTCCTCCTTGTCCAATTTTCGTGCCTTATCGAAGGAAGAGCTTTTGCTGTGGTAGGTTTTTTGTGTCACTGGCCTGCATGTTAAGGGAGAACTCAAATGAAATCATCAAATCAAACTCAAAACTGACATCTTTTACAACattctgataccatgttaaactATCATTGGCTCGAAAAACTTAAAAGGTTTATGGGTATTAGCTCCATTTTCACAAAAACCCGGATTTCTCAACCATCATACACATGATCCATGTACCAATCATCATCTAGAGAAGCTCATGAATGAAGCATATAGGACCAAATGA from Vitis vinifera cultivar Pinot Noir 40024 chromosome 9, ASM3070453v1 includes these protein-coding regions:
- the LOC100258774 gene encoding receptor-like protein kinase, whose product is MLISTRYLPFYSPPNMGVVTVVLSFLLLWNCMCLFPVCGLSSDGKSLMALKSKWAVPTFMEESWNASHSTPCSWVGVSCDETHIVVSLNVSGLGISGHLGPEIADLRHLTSVDFSYNSFSGPIPPEFGNCSLLMDLDLSVNGFVGEIPQNLNSLGKLEYLSFCNNSLTGAVPESLFRIPNLEMLYLNSNKLSGSIPLNVGNATQIIALWLYDNALSGDIPSSIGNCSELEELYLNHNQFLGVLPESINNLENLVYLDVSNNNLEGKIPLGSGYCKKLDTLVLSMNGFGGEIPPGLGNCTSLSQFAALNNRLSGSIPSSFGLLHKLLLLYLSENHLSGKIPPEIGQCKSLRSLHLYMNQLEGEIPSELGMLNELQDLRLFNNRLTGEIPISIWKIPSLENVLVYNNTLSGELPVEITELKHLKNISLFNNRFSGVIPQRLGINSSLVQLDVTNNKFTGEIPKSICFGKQLSVLNMGLNLLQGSIPSAVGSCSTLRRLILRKNNLTGVLPNFAKNPNLLLLDLSENGINGTIPLSLGNCTNVTSINLSMNRLSGLIPQELGNLNVLQALNLSHNDLGGPLPSQLSNCKNLFKFDVGFNSLNGSFPSSLRSLENLSVLILRENRFTGGIPSFLSELQYLSEIQLGGNFLGGNIPSSIGMLQNLIYSLNISHNRLTGSLPLELGKLIMLERLDISHNNLSGTLSALDGLHSLVVVDVSYNLFNGPLPETLLLFLNSSPSSLQGNPDLCVKCPQTGGLTCIQNRNFRPCEHYSSNRRALGKIEIAWIAFASLLSFLVLVGLVCMFLWYKRTKQEDKITAQEGSSSLLNKVIEATENLKECYIVGKGAHGTVYKASLGPNNQYALKKLVFAGLKGGSMAMVTEIQTVGKIRHRNLVKLEDFWIRKEYGFILYRYMENGSLHDVLHERNPPPILKWDVRYKIAIGTAHGLTYLHYDCDPAIVHRDVKPDNILLDSDMEPHISDFGIAKLLDQSSSLSPSISVVGTIGYIAPENAFTTTKSKESDVYSFGVVLLELITRKRALDPSFMEETDIVGWVQSIWRNLEEVDKIVDPSLLEEFIDPNIMDQVVCVLLVALRCTQKEASKRPTMRDVVNQLTDANAPARGKNS
- the LOC104880384 gene encoding uncharacterized protein LOC104880384; its protein translation is MAGVFSRGAQTVNSMFLKPVTQKTYHSKSSSFDKARKLDKEEAKENMNRIGENGSNWWVRDGRTGIYYPKGQEKVMDGIPTAAGKDISAVHWFSYNDHTSI